The following coding sequences are from one Streptomyces sp. NBC_00536 window:
- a CDS encoding ATP-binding protein: MSIWWSLHLRREAASVPLARRLLLGTMETAGVDPDISFDLSVALSEACANAVEHGGPVAEAGADGRAEGDGPAPPGPGACAAYRVTAYLDGDRCRIEVTDSGPGFPAATVARRRPSLAEHGRGLSLIAELADHARFRNRPGRGAVVSFDKILKWRDGALLKAS, translated from the coding sequence ATGAGCATCTGGTGGTCTCTCCACTTGAGGCGCGAGGCCGCGAGCGTCCCGCTCGCCAGGCGGCTGCTGCTGGGGACGATGGAGACCGCGGGGGTCGACCCCGACATCTCCTTCGATCTGTCGGTGGCGCTGAGCGAGGCGTGCGCGAACGCGGTGGAGCACGGCGGGCCGGTGGCCGAGGCCGGCGCCGACGGCCGCGCCGAGGGCGACGGCCCGGCTCCCCCCGGTCCGGGGGCCTGTGCGGCGTACCGCGTCACGGCCTATCTCGACGGCGACCGCTGCCGGATCGAGGTGACCGATTCGGGCCCGGGTTTCCCGGCCGCGACGGTGGCCCGCCGCAGACCCTCGCTGGCGGAGCACGGCCGGGGGCTCTCCCTGATCGCCGAACTCGCCGATCACGCGCGGTTCCGGAACCGTCCGGGCCGGGGAGCCGTCGTCAGCTTCGACAAGATCCTCAAATGGCGGGACGGAGCGCTGCTGAAGGCGTCCTGA